The nucleotide sequence CGCGCCCGTCGACGTTCATCCACGCGAGGGAGATCGCGAACTTCCTGGCCTGGGCCACGCGCGCGGACTTCACCGGCCCGGTCAACGCGGGTTCGCACGGCGAACTGTCGGTGCTCGATCTCGCCGCCGCCATCAGTACGAGGCCCCGGTTCCGGATCGTCGAGCGAGACGCCTCGCCGTTCTCCTTCGACCGATACGCCGTTCTGGACACCTCTCGCGCGGCCGGCCTCGGCTTCTCCTTCTCCTCCACCACCGCTTGGCTCGGCGAAGCCATCGAAGACGCCAGAAGGGCATGACCCCCATGCGTTACCGCACTATCGGAGACATCGAAGTGAGCGCGATCGGGCTGGGCGCGATGCCGCTGTCGATCGAGGGCCGTCCGGATCGGGACCGCGCGATCGCCACCATCCACGCCGCGCTCGACGCCGGTGTCACGCTGATCGACACGGCCGACTCCTACCACTGGCACGCGGGCGAAATCGGGCACAACGAGGAGCTGATCGCCGAAGCACTCTCCGTCCACAGTGGAGCGGACGCGGTGCTCGTCGCGACCAAGGGCGGTCGCGGCCGTCCCGGTGACGGTTCGTGGACCGTCACCGGAACTCCCGCGCACCTCAGGAATGCCTGCGAGGGCTCGCTGAAACGGCTCGGCGTCGACGCCATCGGGCTCTACCAGCTGCACAAGCCCGACGAGAACGTTCCGTGGGCGGAGTCCGTCGGTGCGATCAAGGAACTGGCCGACGAAGGCAAGATCCGCCTCGCCGGGATCTCCAACGTCTCCCGCGCGCAGATCCTCGAAGCGCGCGACATCCTCGGTGAGATCCTGGTTTCGGTGCAGAACGAGCACGCGCCCGCTCAGCTCGCGCACGAGCCGGAACTGGCCCTGTGCACCGAACTCGGTCTCGCCTACCTGCCATGGGGCCCGCTTCGCGGCATCGACGGGGAATTCCTTGCCGTGGCCGAAGAACTCGGCGTCAGCCCGCAACGGGTGTGCCTGGCCTGGCTCCTCGCGAAATCGCCGTCGATGATCGCGATCCCCGGCTCGACGAGGCCCGCGACCATCCGCGATTCGGCGGCCGCGGCCGATCTGGTACTCACCGCCGAAACGCTGGCCCGCTTGCCGTGATCAGGCGCCGGCCACCAGCGCCACGCCAAGGCCGATCATCGTCGCGGCGACCAGACCGTCCAGCACCCGCCACGACGACGGCTTGCGGAAGAACCCGCTGAGCAGCCGCGCGCCGAATCCGAGCGCGAGGAACCAGAGCACGCTGGCCGACACGGCGCCCACGCCGAACGCCCACCGGTCGCTGCCGTGTCCGGCCGCGATGGCGCCGAGCAGAAGGAGGGTGTCGAGATAGACGTGCGGATTCAGCCAGGTGATCGCCAGCGTGGTCAGCACGATGCGGCGCAACGATCCGCCGGTTTCCGGGCCGCCGGTCTCCAGCTTCGACGGCTTGAACGCGCGCCGGGCGGCGAGGGCGCCGTAGCAAAGCAGGAAGGCGCCGCCGACCAGCGCGACGATGGTCAGCGCTTCGGGTGACGTCCCGACCAGCGCGCCGACCCCGCCGACGCCGAGGCTGACCAGGATGGCGTCGGAGAAGATGCAGATCAGCACCACGACGAGCACGGCTTCGCGCCGGATGCCCTGGCGCAGCACGAAGGCGTTCTGCGCGCCGATCGCGACGATGAGGGCCATGGTGGCGCCGAACCCGGCGACCGCGCTGAACAGAACGTCTCCCATACGACCAACACTAGGAAGCCGCTCGTCAACAGTACAGCTAAAGATTCTTACGTAAGATTAGCGTTCGTGATGACAGATCTGCCCCTCGACCTGGTCCGGACGCTGCTGGTGGTCGCCGACGAAGGCACGTTCGACGCGGCGGCGTCGGCACTGCGCGTGACCCCGTCGGCGATCAGCCAGCGCGTCAAGGCGCTCGAACAGCGCACCGGCCGGGTCCTGCTGATCCGCACGAAACCGGTGCGCCTGACCGAATCCGGGCAGGCGGTGGTGCGGTTCGGTCGTCAGATGGCGCTGCTGGAGGCGGACACCCGGGCCGAACTCGGCCTGACCACCGGTGACGAGCCGGTCCGGCTGACGATCGCGGTGAACGCCGATTCGCTGGCGACCTGGTTCCTGCCCGCCCTCACGAGGGTGCCGCCCGAGCAGAAGATCTGCTTCGAACTGCATCGCGAGGACCAGGACCACACCACGACCCTGCTGCGGGAGGGCCTGGTGATGGCCGCCGTGACGTCGTCACCCGATCCGGTCGCGGGATGTTCGGTGCACCGGCTCGGGCACATGCGCTACCTCGCCGTCGTGAGCCCGGCGCTCGGCACGGACCTCGACCTCGCCGAAGCACCCGTCGTCGTCTTCGACCGCCGCGACGACCTGCAAGACCGCTTCGCCCGCGAGCGCGGCACGATCGCGAGCCGGCTGCGGCACTACGTCCCGTCGTCCGAAGGGTTCTTCGACGCCGTCGCGGCCGGGATGGGCTGGGGCATGGTGCCGCTCGCGCAGATCGGCGACCGGCTGCGCGACGGCAGTTTCGTCTGCCTCGACCCCGACCACCCGATCGACGTACCGCTGTTCTGGCAGCAGTGGAAACTCGACTCCCCCGCGCTGGCGGCGGTCTCGGCCGCCATCACCACGGCGGCCGCGGACCTGCTGGTCGACCCACAAGGATGAAGACGCGCGGATCGGCCCGGTCGTGAGATCCTGGGCGCATGACGCGCGCATTGCACCTGGTCGGGGACGAGGAAGCGGACCGGCTGCTCACCGAAGACCCGTTCGCGCTGCTCGTCGGGATGCTCCTCGACCAGCAGTTCCCGATGGAACACGCGTTCCGCGGCCCGCAGAAGATCGCGGACCGGATGGACGGGTTCGACATCGGGAAGATCCACGCGATGGACACCGAAGCCTTCGTCGAGCTGTGCGTGATCCCGCCCGCGATCCACCGCTACGGCGCCTCGATGGCCCGCCGGGTGAAGGATCTCGCGCAGCACGTCGTCGAGGTCTACGAGGGAGACGCCTCTCGGATCTGGACCTCCGGACGCCCCAAGCCGGACGGCGCCGAAGTCCTCAAACGCCTCAAGGCGCTGCCCGGCTACGGCGACCAGAAGGCCGCGATCTTCCTCGCCTTGCTCGGCAAGCAGCTCGGCGTGCAGCCCAAGGGCTGGCGCGCGGCCGCGGGCGCGTACGGCGACCGCGGCTCGCGGCGCTCGATCGCCGACGTCACCAACGAGAAGACCCTCGGCGAGGTACGCGCGTTCAAGAAGGCGGCGAAGGCCGCCGCCAAGGCGCCTGCGAAGTAGCTACTTCTTCCCGGCTCCCGGCCACGGCCCCGGCGTCTCGGCGGGCAATTCGGCCTGCTCGACCTCGGTGCGGAACAGCCGGAACCCACGGGCCTGGTAGTTCTTGAGCGCGGCGGGGCCGTCCGTGGTGCAGGTGTGGACCGTGACGCGGCGCGTCGCCGTCTTGCCCGGCCAGCGCTCCGCGAGCGTCCACGCCTCCCGCAGCGCGACGGTCAGCAGGTGCCCGCCGAAGCCTTTGCCGACGAAGGACGACATCAGGCCGAAGTACGCGAGTTCCACTTCGCCGTCGACAGTGCCGTCGAGTTCGAAGTAGCCACACGGCGTCCCCTGCGCGTACGCCACCCAGGTCTCGACGCCCGGCCTGTCCAGCCACTCGACCCACTGCGCCCACGTCCAGCCGAGCCTGTCGATCCAGAACCAGTCGCCGCCGACGGCGGTGTAGAGGTAGCGGTTCAGTTCCGGGCTGACCAGCTCGGCGCGGGTGACCGTCACCGGAACGGACGGCGGTTTCGCCGCGCTCAGGTCGTCCGGTGAGGTCTGCTCGAGGTGCCAGGTCGTGATCTCCATGCGGCGATCATTTCAGCCACACCCGCAGCGGCCCCAGAGCCGTGTAGCCATTGCGAAGGGCGGCGTCGAGATCCTCGCCGCGCTCGTAGCCGGTGATCGGCAAGCCGGGGAAGCTCGCCGCGACGGCCGAGGTCGCGCCGCGCCAGGCGTCGTCCAAGTCGCCTTGAGTGTACAAATTGGACAGTCCGGCGAAGCCGCCGTCCCGGTTGGCCGTCACTCCGGCGGCACCGCTCGACCACACGGCGACGGACGGGTCGTCGAAGGGGCCGGCGACCCGGGACCAGCCTGGTTCGAGTGGCACTTGCGCCGTACGAGTGATCCAGGTGGCCTCGAAGAGCACCTGGAACCCCGCCTGCGAAAGATCAAGGCAGGCGAACCTGTCCTTCACCGCGCAGCCCGGCGAAGTGTCGATCCCGTCCAGGACTTCGTCGGTCGTCGCGTCCGGGGTCAGGGTCATCGCGTCCGGATACAACGGCGGTGTCCGGCGGGCCGACTTCCAGACGCGGGCGGTGAAGGTGCCCGTCCGGCACACCGTGTCGCGCCAGCGGGCGTTGACCCGCACGGCGTCCGCTACACCCGCGCGAACCACAGCACGTCCGGTTCTCCCTGCGGCACCGGGATCTTCAGCTCCCGCACCTCACCGAAGCGGGCCCGGAGCCGCTTCGCGAACGACGGCACCGACTCGGCGCTCCACACCCCGAGCACGCCGCCGGGCCGCAGCCGTGCGGCGAGCATGTCGAGGCCTTCGTCCCGGTACAGCTTCGCGTTCCCGTCGCTGACCGTCCATTCAGGACCGTTGTCGATGTCGAGGCACAGCGCGTCGAACCGTTCTTCCGTCCGGCGCAGCCACTTCACCAGATCGGCCTCGACGACGGTGACCCGTTCGTCGGACAGGGCGTCGTCGTGGACGTCCCTGAGCGGACCCTGGCGATTCCAGCCGATGACGGCGGGCTCGCGCTCGACGACCACGACCTCGCCGACGCCGGGATGGTCCAGCGCGGCGCGCAGCGAATAGCCGACGCCGAGACCGCCGATCAGCATCCGCGCCTTGCCCGGCACCAGATCCGCCGCCACCGATACGAGCAACCGTTCGGATTCACCGTTCCGGGTGTCCATCAGGAAGACGCCGTTGGCGATGACCTCGAAGTCGTCCCCTGCCCGGCGGAGCACCAGTTCGCCGCTTTTCCCGGCGACTTTGTCGAGTACGTCGGTCATCCGGGCAGCTTATCGGCGACGGTCACAGCAAGCCCGCCAATTTGTACAAGACGAGGCTGCCGGCGACGGCGACGTTGAGACTCGCGCCGGTACCCACCATGGGGATTTCGACGACGGTGTCGAGAAGGTCGAGCGCATCCGGCGGAATGCCCTGCTGCTCATGGCCGAGTACGGCGATCGTCCGCCCTAGTGCGGCAGGAAGGTCGGCGAGACGCACGGCCTCGTCGGCGAGTTCGACGCCGACGATCGCCGTGCCCGCCGCCTTTTCCCGCTTCAACCAGCCCGGCGGATCGTGCACCCAGTGCACACAAGCCGGACGGCGCAACGTGTTCCCCCGGCGCAGCGCCTCGGGCACCCACGGAAACCGCGGCACGGCGAGGCAGGCACCCACCGCGTCACAGGTTCGCAGAAGAGTGCCGAGATTCGCTCCGTGCAAGGGCCACAGCGGCGCGGCGACGAGATGCCCCCAACAGGAATGGGCTTTCCTTCTTCTGGCCGCACGCAGCTCGGAGGGCGTGCGGACCCGGATCGACGGGCTCACCGGACGTGAGGCGTCGCGCCTCCAAGGATTTCGAGGATCATGAGGACACTGTAGCGAGCTCACCCCGACGCTCCTAACCTTGAAGCGTCGGAGGTGATTCTCATGCAGGCGACCGTCGGAGACGAGATCCACGTGCACGGACGCACGGTGGGCTCGGCCGGACAACGCGGCGAGATCCTCGAGGTACGCGGCGAACACGGTGCCCCGCCGTATCTCGTCCGGTTCGCGGACGGACACGAAGGGCTGGTGTTCCCGGGCCCCGACTGCGAAGTCCAGTCGCGCGCCGAATAGACGTCATTCGGCCAATGCGGGCCGCTTCACGCGGTTCCGCCAGCCTGCCACGACCACGGCCGCGCCGAGCGCGGTCAGCACCGCCGCGACCTCGGGCAGCAGGAGCGGCCCGCCACCGTTCAGCACCGCTCCCCCGACCAGGCCGGAGAGGCCGACGCCGAGATAGATCGCGGACGCGTTGAGCGAGAGGACGAGCCCGGCGTTCTGCTTGGACAGCTCGATCAGCCGGTGCTGGATCGGCGGATTGACCGACCAGGTGGCCAGGCCCCACAGGAAGAGGACGATCGCCGCACCCGCGACGGTGGTCGCCACCAGCGGCAGCAGCGCGAGCACCACGGTGATCCCGCCGAACACGACCAGCAGCGGCCCCCTGGCGCCCCAGCGGTCGGCCGCGCGGCCGCCGAGGACGTTGCCGAGCGCGCCGCCCGCGCCGTAGACGAACAGCAGGAGGCTGACCATCGTGCCGTGGACGCCCGCGGTGGCGGACAGGACCGGCGAGATGAAGGTGTAGACGGAGAACGCGGCGAGGCAGCCGAGCACGGTCGCGCCGAGCATGGCGAGGACGCGCGGATCCTTGGCGACGGTGAACCGTTCGGCCAGCCGGACGGGAGGCGGCGCCGGGACGGCGGGCAGGACCAGCCGGACCGCGAAGGCACCGAGGAGCGAGAAGGCGGCGACGAGTGCGAAAACGGCCTGGTAGCCGACGCTCTGCGACAGGACGCTGCCGAGCGGGACGCCCAGGATCGTCGCGACGGTGAGCCCGCCGAAGACGAGCGCGACCGCGCGGCCCCGGCGTTCCGGCGAAGTGAGCTCGGCGGCGACGGCGCTCGCGGCCGGGGTGAAGACCGCCGCTCCGATCGCGGTGACGACCCGGGCGAGGAGCAGGGTCACGTAGCCGGGCGCGAGGGCGGCGAGGGCGTTGCCGATGGCGGTGACGACGAGGGCGGCGACCAGGAGCGTGCGCCGCTCCCAGCGGCCGGTGACCGCGGCGAACAGCGGTGAGCCGACCGCGTACGCGATGGCGAAGGCGGTGACCAGCTGGGCGGCGGCCGTCTCGGAGACCGCGAGCTCGCCGGTCAGCGCGGGCAGCAGCCCGGCGACGACGTAACCGCTGGTGCCGACCGCGAAGGTACCGAGCGCCAGCACCGCGGTCCTGGGTGGTGCGAAAGTCATGACTCCCCAGCTCCAGACCCCACCGATCGCGATTAGCCCGCGAAACGCAGGTCGGCGCCGGATCGCGATTAGCCCGCTAAAGGCGACATGGGGGGTCGTTGTTCGATGGTTGTCGTAGTTCGATGGAGACCGTACTACGAACTCACCGGAAGTTCGAGGGGCGTCGTACTATGGACGGATGGCCGCGACGCAGCAGTACGTCTATCCCGATCAGGACGAGATCCGGATCGAGGCGGTCCTCGCCGCGCTCGCGGACCCGGTCCGGCTCGACATGGTCCGCCAGCTGGCCGAGCCCGGCACCGAGATCTCGTGCAGCGGATTCGACGTCGCCGTGACCAAGTCCACACTCACCCATCACCTGCGCACGCTGCGCGAAGCGGGCATCATCATGGGCCGCCAGCAGGGCACCGCCCGCTACAACTCCTTGCGCCGCAAGGATCTCGACGAACTCTTCCCCGGCCTGCTCCAGGGGGTGCTCGCCGCCCGCCGCTGAGGGTGGGCAGCCTCACCCGAAACCGGGATGACAAAGACCCCCTCCGTCGGTTGAACTGGACGCAGGACAGCGGAGCCGCACGCGCTGTCCTCTTTTGCGTCCGAGACCTAAATCGATTCAGCTCCCCATCCGCGACGCTGGGGTGAGTAATCGTTTACCCAAGTACGACCCCGGAAGGAGAGCCGTGCCCGTCGCGCTGCTCGCGCTCGCCATCGGTGCCTTCGGCATCGGGACCACCGAATTCGTCATGATGGGCGTCCTGCCCGAAGCCGCCGCGGACTTCGGCGTGTCGATCCCGTCCGCCGGCTACCTCATCTCCGGCTACGCCCTGGGCGTCGTGGTCGGCGCCCCGCTGCTCACCGCCGCCGCCGTCCGCCTGCCGCGCAAGACGATGCTGCTGGCGATGATGGGGCTGTTCACGCTGGGCAACGCCCTCTTCGCACTTTCGCCGAACCAGGAGTTCGGCGTCGCCTTCCGCTTCCTCGCCGGCCTGCCGCACGGCGCGTTCTTCGGCGCCGGCGCCGTCGTCGCGTCCAGCCTGGCCAAACCGGGCGAACGCGCGAAGGCCGTCTCGATGATGTTCATGGGCCTGACCCTGGCCAACGTCGTCGGCGTCCCGCTGGGCACGCTGCTCGGCCAGAAGGTCGGCTGGCGCGCGACCTTCGGCGTCGTCGCCGTGATCGGCCTGCTCGCCATGGCCGCGATCGCGAAACTGGTCCCCCACCAGGGCAAACCGGTCGATCCGTCGCTGCGCGGCGAACTCGGCGCCTTCCGCCGCCCGCAGGTGTGGCTCGCGCTCGCGATCGTCACCTTCGGCCTCGGCGGCGTGTTCGCCTGCCTGTCCTACATCGCGCCGATGCTGACCGACGTCACCGGCTACTCGCCGTCCCACGTCACGCTGCTGCTCTCCCTGGCCGGAGTCGGCATGACGATCGGCAACTACCTCGGCGGCAGGCTCGCCGACAAGGCGCTGATGCCGAGCCTCTACGTCTCGCTGATCGGGCTCGCTTCGGTGCTGGCGATCTTCACCTTCACCGCGAACGGCAAGGTCGGCGCGGCGGTGACGATCTTCTTCGTCGGCCTCGCCGGCTTCATGATCGGCCCGATGATGCAGGCCAGGATCATGGAGAAGGCGGGCGGGACGCCGTCGCTGGTCTCCGCCGCCGTGCAGTCGGCGTTCAACATCGCGAACTCCATCGGCGCTTACCTCGGCGGCCTGGTGATCGCGGGCGGCCTCGGCCTGGTCGCGCCCAACTGGGTCGGCGCGTCACTGGCCGTGCTGGGACTCTCGCTGGCCGTGGTGTCCGGCGGCCTGGACCGCCGCGAAGCCCGGCTCGCCCCCGCCATGGCTTCCTGAGTCAAGTACCTGAAGGCCCCTACCTCGCGGGGGGCCTTCAGGTACATCACGACAGTG is from Amycolatopsis lurida and encodes:
- a CDS encoding spermidine synthase, whose amino-acid sequence is MTDVLDKVAGKSGELVLRRAGDDFEVIANGVFLMDTRNGESERLLVSVAADLVPGKARMLIGGLGVGYSLRAALDHPGVGEVVVVEREPAVIGWNRQGPLRDVHDDALSDERVTVVEADLVKWLRRTEERFDALCLDIDNGPEWTVSDGNAKLYRDEGLDMLAARLRPGGVLGVWSAESVPSFAKRLRARFGEVRELKIPVPQGEPDVLWFARV
- a CDS encoding GNAT family N-acetyltransferase, with amino-acid sequence MEITTWHLEQTSPDDLSAAKPPSVPVTVTRAELVSPELNRYLYTAVGGDWFWIDRLGWTWAQWVEWLDRPGVETWVAYAQGTPCGYFELDGTVDGEVELAYFGLMSSFVGKGFGGHLLTVALREAWTLAERWPGKTATRRVTVHTCTTDGPAALKNYQARGFRLFRTEVEQAELPAETPGPWPGAGKK
- a CDS encoding ArsR/SmtB family transcription factor; translation: MAATQQYVYPDQDEIRIEAVLAALADPVRLDMVRQLAEPGTEISCSGFDVAVTKSTLTHHLRTLREAGIIMGRQQGTARYNSLRRKDLDELFPGLLQGVLAARR
- a CDS encoding LysR family transcriptional regulator ArgP, producing MMTDLPLDLVRTLLVVADEGTFDAAASALRVTPSAISQRVKALEQRTGRVLLIRTKPVRLTESGQAVVRFGRQMALLEADTRAELGLTTGDEPVRLTIAVNADSLATWFLPALTRVPPEQKICFELHREDQDHTTTLLREGLVMAAVTSSPDPVAGCSVHRLGHMRYLAVVSPALGTDLDLAEAPVVVFDRRDDLQDRFARERGTIASRLRHYVPSSEGFFDAVAAGMGWGMVPLAQIGDRLRDGSFVCLDPDHPIDVPLFWQQWKLDSPALAAVSAAITTAAADLLVDPQG
- a CDS encoding HhH-GPD-type base excision DNA repair protein produces the protein MTRALHLVGDEEADRLLTEDPFALLVGMLLDQQFPMEHAFRGPQKIADRMDGFDIGKIHAMDTEAFVELCVIPPAIHRYGASMARRVKDLAQHVVEVYEGDASRIWTSGRPKPDGAEVLKRLKALPGYGDQKAAIFLALLGKQLGVQPKGWRAAAGAYGDRGSRRSIADVTNEKTLGEVRAFKKAAKAAAKAPAK
- a CDS encoding TrmH family RNA methyltransferase gives rise to the protein MHGANLGTLLRTCDAVGACLAVPRFPWVPEALRRGNTLRRPACVHWVHDPPGWLKREKAAGTAIVGVELADEAVRLADLPAALGRTIAVLGHEQQGIPPDALDLLDTVVEIPMVGTGASLNVAVAGSLVLYKLAGLL
- a CDS encoding LysE/ArgO family amino acid transporter, coding for MGDVLFSAVAGFGATMALIVAIGAQNAFVLRQGIRREAVLVVVLICIFSDAILVSLGVGGVGALVGTSPEALTIVALVGGAFLLCYGALAARRAFKPSKLETGGPETGGSLRRIVLTTLAITWLNPHVYLDTLLLLGAIAAGHGSDRWAFGVGAVSASVLWFLALGFGARLLSGFFRKPSSWRVLDGLVAATMIGLGVALVAGA
- a CDS encoding MFS transporter, with amino-acid sequence MPVALLALAIGAFGIGTTEFVMMGVLPEAAADFGVSIPSAGYLISGYALGVVVGAPLLTAAAVRLPRKTMLLAMMGLFTLGNALFALSPNQEFGVAFRFLAGLPHGAFFGAGAVVASSLAKPGERAKAVSMMFMGLTLANVVGVPLGTLLGQKVGWRATFGVVAVIGLLAMAAIAKLVPHQGKPVDPSLRGELGAFRRPQVWLALAIVTFGLGGVFACLSYIAPMLTDVTGYSPSHVTLLLSLAGVGMTIGNYLGGRLADKALMPSLYVSLIGLASVLAIFTFTANGKVGAAVTIFFVGLAGFMIGPMMQARIMEKAGGTPSLVSAAVQSAFNIANSIGAYLGGLVIAGGLGLVAPNWVGASLAVLGLSLAVVSGGLDRREARLAPAMAS
- a CDS encoding MFS transporter; this encodes MTFAPPRTAVLALGTFAVGTSGYVVAGLLPALTGELAVSETAAAQLVTAFAIAYAVGSPLFAAVTGRWERRTLLVAALVVTAIGNALAALAPGYVTLLLARVVTAIGAAVFTPAASAVAAELTSPERRGRAVALVFGGLTVATILGVPLGSVLSQSVGYQAVFALVAAFSLLGAFAVRLVLPAVPAPPPVRLAERFTVAKDPRVLAMLGATVLGCLAAFSVYTFISPVLSATAGVHGTMVSLLLFVYGAGGALGNVLGGRAADRWGARGPLLVVFGGITVVLALLPLVATTVAGAAIVLFLWGLATWSVNPPIQHRLIELSKQNAGLVLSLNASAIYLGVGLSGLVGGAVLNGGGPLLLPEVAAVLTALGAAVVVAGWRNRVKRPALAE
- a CDS encoding aldo/keto reductase codes for the protein MRYRTIGDIEVSAIGLGAMPLSIEGRPDRDRAIATIHAALDAGVTLIDTADSYHWHAGEIGHNEELIAEALSVHSGADAVLVATKGGRGRPGDGSWTVTGTPAHLRNACEGSLKRLGVDAIGLYQLHKPDENVPWAESVGAIKELADEGKIRLAGISNVSRAQILEARDILGEILVSVQNEHAPAQLAHEPELALCTELGLAYLPWGPLRGIDGEFLAVAEELGVSPQRVCLAWLLAKSPSMIAIPGSTRPATIRDSAAAADLVLTAETLARLP
- a CDS encoding DUF1918 domain-containing protein, yielding MQATVGDEIHVHGRTVGSAGQRGEILEVRGEHGAPPYLVRFADGHEGLVFPGPDCEVQSRAE